The DNA sequence TGCTTATTCCAATGCGAACATAGAATATAACATGGACAGCTGAGAAAAAAGATGAATGAACagagaggaaagaaaagatTGTCATCAATAAGTTAGCATAACAACTGACCTTCCATAAGCCATCACTTGCTAATATAACAAACTCTATAGTTGAGTCTATAGGCACATGTCTTATATCAGGCTCTGAACTTAAATGTGCTTTAAGGCTTTGATCCCCAAAAGCACGTGCAACTGCCAATTGGCCATTAACTCGAGGCACATCTCCTGAAATATGAATTATTTGGTATACAATTGCCTTGAATAAATAACCTTATTATCAATCAAATATGGtcctaattatttaaaattaaagaaatgaccCAGTTGAACATTTACATTGTGCACTAAGATCACACAAGGAAGTCATTAGCTAAAATTGAATTGATAAGTGGAAGATATTTACCAGCAAGATTAGTCACAAAGCCACCTTGTCTCTCAATTCTTCTTCGTTCAGTGTCTGGCTCATGGTCAACAGTTAGCTGATTGGCAGAGCCCCTTTCACAGACGACAGCTCTGGAGTCACCAATGTTTGCTACCCATAAGTCTTTGCCATCAATAACTATTGCAGTTACTGCCGTTGAGCCACCAGGACCTAATTTCATGGAGTTCTCCAGAATATATTTATCAGTGGCACGATATGCATTTTTTATTGCAGTCTTGGGGTCATTCCAGAAGTTCGGCTGAGTCAAATAGGTAAAACAAAAATCCAAGATTAGTTTATGATACAAATGATACAAAATACATTGTAAAGAAAAGGAGCTGATACACACAAAGAAAGAACCAAAGTATCCATAACAGTTGTCATCAACAGCCGAATCAGCTAGAACTTATTCTGAGTAGATAAGAACCCTTGCTGCATGGGCAAGGACACAAAgggataaataaatatattttcatgcaaaacatacACAGTAATAATTGCATGAAGATTCCAATTTCCTCCCCCTTCTccaatttcttttgaatttggGGCCAATACAATCTTCATTGTAAGGGTACCACCAAAACTGATAGAACCCACACTTCTGAACTCATTTTTTCCTATCATTATCTATCTACCTAACTTtaaaatacacacacacaataTAGGTGTAAAATGACAGTttactactaaaaaaataatgtttgtcTGCATGCACAATCgtttattttaagaaaacaatattttgCCTAGTGGAAATAGAGTAATCACAGTTTGCTAGTGCAAGTGTGTGTATGTGGGTTAAAACTGGGCCTCCAACCAAATTCATGGTATGTGCCAACCCCAACATGACCAAAGCTCCCTTTAGGGAACTTTGTCATACTAGGCAAGCAGCCACCTGGGTAATTAATCATCTACAAAGTCTAGCtcccaaaataaagaaaaagggatGCTCTACTGCTAGGTCACATCCAAACCACTGTATCCTTCACATCCTTTCAATAGACTTTCCCTGAATccttaagattttaaaagtctAGCTCCCAATCATTCAAATGTCTAATGAAACGAGAATTCCAATGTCCCTGTCCCCTAACCCCACCAATCATCCCAAACATCTACCACCCAAGCCTCCTTTGACAAAGCTAAGGCATACAATGAAGGGAAATCACTAGCTAAGGATTCATCCCACACtacttatccttccaaaacttcatcCTCCTCCCATCTCTCACTTCAAAGGATACTCTACTGCTAACCAAATCCCAACCCTTCCTAATGGTTTTCCAAACACCAACCTTTTACCCTCTCCTTACTTCATAAGAGCACCAACCCCTCTCCTCCTACCCAAACTTTCCTTGGAtgactttttttcaaaaagccTCTCCCTCTTACACATATCTCCAACTCCATTTTCCTAGAAACTTCCTTTAGGTAGGAGGGGCTTTAGATAAAAATTCCTCTTACCAGATGGGCCCACCCCCCACACCTAAAGAAGTCTTTTTGAAGTTTCTCAATCCTCAATCTAACCTCTCTAAGCATGCTAAACAGGGACATGAAGTATATAGGCAAACTAGACAAAGTTCTTTGAATTAAGGCTAGCCTCCCTCGTTTTCCACATGCAAGTCTTTTGCAAAATCTCTTTTCCACACTGTCCCAAACTGACTCTACTTTGAATGGAACCCCTATTGGCAATCCTAAATAAGTAGTTGGAAGATTCCCTACCTTACATCCCAACTCAAGAGCCAATTCCTCAACATTAGCCACCCTCCTAATTCGGATCAATTCACTTTTctccaatttaattttcatctttGAAATAGCTTCAAGCTACATAAGCAACCAACTTAAATGAACCACATATCATTGAGaggcctcacaaaaaattgtcaTCAACAAACAATAGATGGGACACCTCACCTCCTCTTGCCCTTACCTTAAAACCACAACAACCCACTCCCCGCCCCCCCAACCCCTTCATCCTTTTCTCTAGCCTTCTCCAACAAACAATCAAACACCTCCAtcaccaaaacaaacaaataaggagAGAAAGGATCTCCTTGCCTCAATCCTCTTGAGCTTTGAAAAAGCCAAGGAAGGTTgttaacaaaaatagaaaactttgCTATTGAGATGCATCATCCATAATTTTAAAAGGCACGATTTAGGTGTGCTAGGCAACAGGCCACAAAGCTCTGGTGCCCCACCTTACTATAGGCATAGCCCATTGAAAAAGGCACTGCTTAGGCGTCCTTACACCTCACCTCCCCTTGTCCATACCCTAAAACCCAAAAAAACACACATTCTCTAGCCTTCTCCAACAAACAAATAAGGAGAGAAAGGATTtccttgcctaaaaaaaaaaaaaaaaaaaccatgaaggGGATTCATTAACAAGAATAGAAAACTTTGCTATCAAGATGCATCATTCATACTTTTAAAAGTTGTGATTTGGGCGTGCCAAGCAACACACCGCGAAGTTTTGGCGCCTCACCTTACTCCAAGCACAACCTATTGAAGAAGGCATTGTTTAGACTTGATAGACGCTCGCTTTTGACAAGCACAAAGCTTCGCAGAGGTGcacttcttccatttttttttctcccttcttcTTTGCACTCGCCCTCAACTAAGCGTAACACTCCGCAAAGGTgaattcttccattttttttctcccttcttcTTAATGCTCACCTTTGGCTAAGCGCAAAGCCTCGCAAAGGTgcattctttcttcttcttcagccTCACAATCGAGTTGCAACCTAGATTAgggcctttttttttattttgcttcatcCCAAAATGTTGTGTCTTGGATTCGCTAGgtttataagaaaaaacaagGGTCAAAATGGCATCattttgccttcttttttctttaaaaccaaaCTAGTCCAAAATGCAGCATTTTggactaaaataaaataaataaataaatctctaATTTGAGTTGCAACTCAATCATGAGGCTGAAGAGGAGaattgagaaaaagaagaattgaagaagaagaaaaggaggagGAGAAGTAGATGTACCTTTCTAAGCCTTCTCAATTTCTTTGAAAGCTCTTtggtatttttctctttttttttccttatccaGCCTCTTGGTTTTCTCATTTGCATttttcttacaaataaatattggtatgaagactttgtttaatagaaaaaaattaaaaacactctcatatgcatttttttgcCAAATATAATATGGCTTgtttatttaggttttttttttttttttttttttttacttttcaattttttcttttcttaattataattattttattttagtatagataatttgtttgcaaGGATGAATACTAAAAGTGAAGTTCAAGTAGACTTTCATGCAAGTGGAAGGAAAGATCCTAGATGAAAATATGCTCATTTAtcagaatgaaaatgaattaaacactttcaaatgtgttttctatGACAAAGTAACAAAAGGAGGCATATCTACAAACAACATCTTGTTGGTGGATttagaaatgctaaaaattGTACGAAATGTTTAGAACATGTTAAATAAGAAATTGAAGATTATATGAGTGCACAAAAGAGTCaaaaagaatgaatgaatatgGAGTACCAAAATGTGAATGAAGATTTGTTTGGCTTTcaagatgaagattttgataaGAAAATTAACAGTATAATGGGTGTCACTAATATTTCTAGTGGAGGTAGTAACCAAGGGGGAAATAGTGGTAGGACAATGCAATCTTCATTGAAAAGACCAAGACAAAAAAAGGTCTCATGGATCATTTTTTCACTCCTAATGTAGAGGTGGTTGTTCAAAATCAAAAGAGTGgaaagatgaatcaaactaccaTTCAATGAAGAGAAAAAACTTATATGCTTATCACAAGGTGGATGTACAAGGTTGTTATTCTATTTAATGTAGTAACTTATCCGAGATTTGAACCAATGATTGAGGCTATTGGCCAATATGATGGAGGAATGAAGGGACCAAATCTTCATGAAGTAAGAGTTACTAGCCTCAAGAAAGACTTAGTTCTTACAAAGGATTTGATGAATGATTATATGGtgggatggaaaaaaaatagatgttcaattatgtcaaATGGATGAActaacaagaaagaaagaacttTGGGGAACTTTTTGATTATTTGTTCATATGGAACCATATTTATAGAATCTATTGATGCTTCTTCGATGAttaagatgagaaaaaaaatgtttgaattatttgacAAATGAGTAGAGCGAATCGGTAAAGAAAATGTAATTCAAGTTACAATAGATAATCACTCAAGTTATGTGATGGCAAGTAAGAAATCCtacttcttgaattttttatttaatttttaaaattttaaattatttatcttagaacatatatgaatttattatgtGCAATGTCACATAGGGAAGTTGTTGGAATTAAAGCGGCCACATTTGTATTAGAAACCATGTGCCTCACATTACCTTAGACTTGATGTTGGAGGATATTAGAAAACTACCAAACATCAAGAGGACATTGGAGAGGGCTATAACAATAAATGACTATATTTATAACCACTCAAAGCTACTCAAAATTCATCAGCCTTTGCAAGTGGTAGGAACTTTTTGAACCCAAAATTCTTTGGTGATAAACCAAAAATGTAGCATGATGCAAATATTATTAGTGATTTATATAAATGCATCTTAAGGCTAACAAAAGACCCTCTTAAGCAAGAAAAAATAGTAGGAGACTTTAGTTTGCACACAAACACCCAAGAACTACTCAGTAATGAATTAACTATTAAGACAAGGAAGACTagtagttttatttatttaaatgcttatattgttttttttttttctaaactagGTGAATTGTTTCACTAAATTATTAATATCTACACTACAGCTGAATGGTGGGCTGCATATGGAGCCTCAACTCCAAATTTGCAAAGGTTTGCGATAAAAGTCCTCAACCTAACATGTAGCGCATTAGCTTGGGAATGGAATTGGAGTATCCATGAAAATGTAAGTGACTAAAATAATAACAAGTAATAAAGCCTTGAATGTaacttaaaactttaaaatatatttatgcacttaaaaatttttgtaTATTCATAGCAAGAGGATAAATAGATTAGTTCATCAACGTTTGAATGATTTGATGTACATTAAGTATAACCAAGCCTTGAAGAGAAGATACAATTAACATGACACCATTGACCCAATTTTCTTGAAAGATATTGACGATAGCAATGAATGGTCAATATGAAGAATGGAAGATGGAGATCCTCATGGCAGTACAcaagatgattttgtatttaatGATGACAATTTGACATGGGATGATGTTGCTAGAGCTACTGGAACTAAGGAGGGTAGGTTTGATATTAGAGCTAGAGCAAGCTTAAGCACAATATCAACACCAAAAGGAAGAGCTTCAAGCTCTAAAATAATGTCTATTCTTTCATtaatagatgaagatgaagaaatggCTTAATCAACAGAGAAGGAAGATAAAGAAAGCTACACATGTAATGATAGAAATGACTCTTAGTTATATGCTTAGAGctcttatttttatgttttttgttgattagattgaaattttggataatCTTTGATGATATATGTGATAAGGACAAATAAATGGATAGTAAATTTAACTGTATTatacaaaattatatatgtaaattatgGTGcacctcacttcactaaagccaaCGCCTCAAGCTACACCTTGTGCCCTAGGCTCCAAGATCATTATGCATCTTAGGTGTGCCTtgcaccttttaaaactatggcaTCATTTAATCTACTCCGACTATTTCTTACCAAACCCCATCTTTCTAAGAAAAGCAATCAAGAAGTCCCAATTAACATAACAATACACATTCTTGATGTCAAGCTTACAAATAATGCCACTTGATACAGTCTTCAAAAAAGAATCAATAGCTTCATTGGCTATTAAGTGTCGCATCAAGGATCTATCTTCCCTCCACAAACTAAGTTTGGAACTCGAACACCACTCTTCCCACCAGCCTCTTCAACCTATTAGCCAAGACTTCAGCAACAAGCTTGTACAAACCTCCCACCAAGCTCATAGGCTTAAAGTCTTTCTGAAATTCAGCACCCCCTTCCTTGGAATTAACATGAAAACGTAGCATTCaaacatttttgaaacttttgttGGTGATAGAACTCCCTAAAAGGTCCTAACAtgtcatcttttaaaaaatcctAACTAAATTGTCAAAAAGCCATGGGGAAACCATCTAGGCCTACAGCCTTGTCCTTATTCAAGTTTGACAAGGCCCTAAACACCACCTCCTCATAGAAAAGTGCCTTCAATCCTTCAACTTCTTGATTGTTAAAGGATTTGAAGGACATCCAACTAATGTTAGCCATCCATTCCCCTAGGTCAaccaacaaaaaattaaaagcctGGCCTACCCCATCCTTAATCTCCTACTCCTCAACAAGTCATGCCCCATTGATTCTGATTTTGGCCAAATAATTCCTTCTCTTATACGCATTAGCCATTTCGTGAAAAAATTTAATGTCCCTCAACCGAATCTCTCTCAACTTCTATCTCTAAGAGACTTCTTCCAAGGAGGCCCACTTGCAATACTCTTCCTTGCTACCCTTCTAGCTTATGCATCTTCTTTGGAAAGAAAAGATTCTCTTTCCTTGGAATCCCAAAGGCTCAACTAAAAAAGAGTCATCTCCTTCCTTACTAATTGATACATTACCAAAAACCTCTTTGTTCCAAACTTTCAAATCTAACTTCAACACTTCTAATTTGGAGGCCAAAATGAAGTTGTAAGAACCACTAAAATTATAACCCATCCACCATCCCTTAAGCAAATCTTTGAATCCCTCCcccttcaaccacatattttcaaacttgaaaGGGACACTCCTTTCCTTTCaccttcaaccacatattttcaaacttgaGAGGAATACTCCTTCCACAAAttctactactactactactacaaccaccaccaccaccaccaccaccaccactctACTACTACCAACACCACCACCATTactacattttatttattttttattattattttattactattatcatcatcatcatatttTACTTTCATACTTATCTCTAGTAATGAAGACAATTAATCAAAAGAACCATTTTCCTATTATTTCTAAAACCAAGAACAAATCTAGCTAGGAGTTGTAGAATTTCAATATAGatcttgagtttttttttttttttctaattcaacTTAGTTGATTCACTTATTTTATGTTGAGAATTATATTCCCTTGGTAAGGCAACACCAAAATGTTAGGCAATTAAGAAgcaacaattttatttatttaattttttgacaaaaaaaattaccaaaatgagGATGTTATGAAAGATGAATGtgaaaacaagaaataatagaataagaaattaaaacatTCATGCAATGATAGGTAGCGATTTGTCACTAATAAGAAACAAGGTAAATAGAGATCTTTTaataactttctttttctttctttttttgttttttttttttttgtgcttcatttttttcatagatAAATGATGATTCTTGCATAAGGACCACACAAGAAGcaaatcctagcacaagaaaTGTATACAAGGTGAAGCTTAAtaagcaagaaaagaaaagcacaaAAGTCAAGATAGGAAAGAAGACACAAGGCCAACTACAAGCAATCGAAATCTTTATTTCTCAGTTGTTAAGCCAAGCTAACTTTATATCCCCTTCCAAACAAAAGACAAGCCACCTCCCCTAAGGATTTATAAGACCAAGTTAATGAACATGGATAATTTTTCGCAACTTGACGTTGAGTTGAGAAGGAGATATAAGCCCAAGTACATGATTTCCAAAAGATTGACAAAGAGTACCTgcttgaaattgaaatttgggaaattttggtttaatttgAAAGTTAAAAACAACAAGTTGTGAGGTCTAGATTACATTCATTAAGACGTTATTAAGTAGTTAGGTATTTCAAGTCTTGTTATTAATTTTAGTACTTttgaataagttaaaaacattaaattagcTATTTTTTTAGAAGCCTTAAAGGTCAATTGAGGTTaagcttaaaaaatatttggatgtttCTTGAGTCTACAAATCTATTGATtagttatataaataattagttCATGAGTTTACTGGGAGGACAAGTTCTTCCAAGAGCCTTTAGAATCTTTGAGGCTATTAAGATGTTCAATGCAAGGTTTAGCTAAGTTATCTAAAGGGAGTTGATTTATAGTGGGGTTTTGAAATGGAGTGAGGTTTTGAAGAAAGATGTCTTGGATTGGAGTGCCCCTATAGGCAAAGATATCCCTAAGTTTTTTAGTATTCCATCTAATAAGGGTCCTTGGTAGATAGTTCTGGGATTTTGAATGTAAGGAGAAGCATGGGATCTGTAGCTTTTAGGAGTTTCCAAAATTGGGAAGTagtcaaattcttttttgataaattgTATTGAGcaatgaaagattttttttttagatggcACAAGTGTAGAAAATTCAATTGAGAGGTTCTAAACAATCCTATTTTGTTTGCCTATATTGTTCCAAGAATATGTGGGGCTCTACGGATTTTTTACGTATCTTCTCAATGTGAACAGTAATGAGAGATAATACCTAAAGCTGAACCATTTACTAAAAAGTGGGTGCAGCCAAATTGGTGTTTCATATGTGCAAGAGGAATGACAAATCAGAGAATCACTTAGAGTGTGTtcgatagtaattttaggaaatgtttcaaacctgtttaacacttgaatgataaaaaaaatttaagtactaaaaaggttagaaatgcttcctagaatcactatcaaacgggCTCTTAGACTTATTGATGAACTTGATTTTAAAAGCTAAACCATTTACTAAAAAGTGGGTGCAGCCAAATTGGTGTTTCATATGTGCAAGAGGAATAACAAATCAGAGAATCACTTAAGACTTATTGATGAACTTGATTTTACACGCTGATCAACTTAGTAGTTTTTATACCTCTCGTGTGTGCCTGT is a window from the Vitis riparia cultivar Riparia Gloire de Montpellier isolate 1030 chromosome 9, EGFV_Vit.rip_1.0, whole genome shotgun sequence genome containing:
- the LOC117922001 gene encoding probable protein phosphatase 2C 44 isoform X1, which translates into the protein MDKKTSFLNKIKKATCLDSSTSDSGKGRCKTCSNRVAHGFHLVEGKSGHDMEDYHVAEYKNKKSHVLGLFAIFDGHLGNSVPSYLKDNLFNNILEEPNFWNDPKTAIKNAYRATDKYILENSMKLGPGGSTAVTAIVIDGKDLWVANIGDSRAVVCERGSANQLTVDHEPDTERRRIERQGGFVTNLAGDVPRVNGQLAVARAFGDQSLKAHLSSEPDIRHVPIDSTIEFVILASDGLWKVMKNQEAVDMVKSIKDPQAAAKRLTTEALERKSKDDISCIVIRFG
- the LOC117922001 gene encoding probable protein phosphatase 2C 44 isoform X2 → MDKKTSFLNKIKATCLDSSTSDSGKGRCKTCSNRVAHGFHLVEGKSGHDMEDYHVAEYKNKKSHVLGLFAIFDGHLGNSVPSYLKDNLFNNILEEPNFWNDPKTAIKNAYRATDKYILENSMKLGPGGSTAVTAIVIDGKDLWVANIGDSRAVVCERGSANQLTVDHEPDTERRRIERQGGFVTNLAGDVPRVNGQLAVARAFGDQSLKAHLSSEPDIRHVPIDSTIEFVILASDGLWKVMKNQEAVDMVKSIKDPQAAAKRLTTEALERKSKDDISCIVIRFG